The genomic segment GGATGAGCAGCTTCTCCAGCGCGTCCCAGTCGGAGAGATTGGTGTCGGCGAAGTTCGCACTGCCGCGCCAGCCGCCGACGAGGTGGACCAGGCCGTCGATCCGGCCGAACTCCGTCTCCGTCTTGTCCGCCCACTCGCGGGCGGCGTCCGGGTCCAGCAGGTCGACGGTCTCGCCGGTGACGCTGGCTCCGCCGTGCGCGTACCGTGCGGCGTCCACCGCTTCGGCGAGCCGCTCCGGGTGGGCGTCGGCCCCGACGACGGTCGCACCGGCCTCGGCCAGGCGGAGCAGCGTGGCCCGGCCCGCCGGGCCGGCCGCGCCGGCCACCGCGATCACCGCGCCTTCGAGTGGGCCGGTTTTGTTACGGACACCGTTCATGGCCACCGCCTCCTTGGGACCCTCGCTCACGCGGCCACCTGCTCGGCGCTCGCCGCGGTGATCCCCACCGTGGACGCGATCACGTGCTTCAGCTTCTTGGAGAGCGCCTCATAGAACATGCTCAGGGGAAACTCGTCCGGAAGCACGTCGTCCACGAGTTTGCGCGGCGGAAGTGTCAGGTCCAGCGCGTCGGGACCCTTCGCCCAGCGCGAGCCCGGGTGCGGGGCGAGATACTCCGCGACCAGGTCGTACGCGGCGAACCAGTGGACGAGCTTGGGGCGGTCGATGCCGTCGCGGTAGAGCTTCTCGATCTCGCCGCAGAGCTGGTTGGTGATCTGCGGGGCGCGGTCCCAGTCGATCTTCAGGGTGTTGTCCGTCCAGCGGACCACGTCGTGCTTGTGGAGGTAGGCGAAGAGCAGCTGGCCGCCGAGGCCGTCGTAGTTGCGCACCCGCTCACCGGTGACGGGGAAGCGGAACATGCGGTCGAAGAGCACGGCGTACTGGACGTCGCGGCCCTGCGGGAAGCCGTCGGCCTCCAGCTTCACGGCCTCCTTGAAGGCGGTGAGGTCGCACCGCAGCTCCTCCAGCCCGTACATCCAGAACGGCTGGCGCTGCTTGATCATGAAGGGGTCGAACGGCAGGTCGCCGTGGCTGTGGGTGCGGTCGTGGACCATGTCCCAGAGCACGAAGGCCTGCTCGCAGCGCCGCTGGTCGCCGACCATCGCCTGGATGTCCGCGGGAAGCTCCAGGCCGAGCAGGTCGACGGCCGCCGCGGTGACCCGGCGGAAGCGGGCGGCCTCGCGGTCGCAGAAGATGCCGCCCCAGCTGAAGCGCTCGGGGGCCTCGCGCACGGCGATGGTCTCCGGGAAGAGCACCGCGGAGTTGGTGTCGTACCCGGAGGTGAAGTCCTCGAAGGTGATGCCGCAGAACAGCGGGTTGTCGTAGCGGGTGGCCTCCAGGTCGGCGAGCCACTCGGGCCAGACCATGCGGAGCACGACCGCTTCGAGGTTGCGGTCGGGGTTGCCGTTCTGCGTGTACATCGCGAAGACGACGAGGTGCTGGAGGCCGTCCGCCCGGTTCTTGGCCGGCTGGAAGGCGAGCAGGGAGTCCAGGAAGTCCGGCACCCCGAAGCCGCCATCGGCCCAGCGGCGCAGGTCGCCGACGAGGGCGCGGTGGTAGGCGGCATCGTGCGGCAGGAGGGGGGAGAGCTCCTCCACCGCTCCGACGATCCGGTCGAGGGTGGCGCCCACGACGGCGGCCGTGGGGGCGTCCTCGGCCCCGAAGTCGATCGAGCCGTCCTTGGACTGCCAGGGCCTGATCTCCTCCACGGCGTTCCTGAGCACGGGCCACGCAGAGTGGTCGACCACCCGCCCGGCCGCGACCACGCCGCTGCCGGGGGCGTCGTGTACCAGAATTTCCGTCATAACCGTTTCCTCCACAGGGCCTCGCGTTCGGCGAGCGTATCCGGGCACGGTTCCCCAGGACAAGTGAGATCCAATAAATTATCCTGCCCCACCCCCATGGTCACCGCTGATTTTCCTGCAACCACCTAGAACCACGTTACTTCCGTCACCCGTGTCGTGCCGCGTCGGAGGCTGGGTAGGTACGCCCCCGGCAGCCGGGGCGGGGCGAGGAACGCGCCGGGCCACGTGAGCGATCAGGAGAGTGCCTTGTCCTTCGTCACCATCGGTCATCGCGGGCTCATGGGCGTCGAGCCCGAGAACACCCTGCGGTCCTTCGTCCGGGCGGAGCGGGCGGGAGTGGACGCCATCGAGCTGGACCTGCATCTGAGCAAGGACGGCGCGCTCGTGGTGATGCACGACGCGGAGGTGGACCGCACGACCGACGGCACGGGCCGGATCGCGGACAAGACGCTGGCGGAGCTGCGCGAGCTGGACGCCGGACAGGGAGAGCGGGTGCCCCTCTTCGAGGAGGTGCTCGACGCGGTGGGCTCACCGGTCCAGGCGGAGATCAAGGATGTCGCGGCGGCCCGGGCGCTGGCCGAGGTGATCACCCGGCGGGGTCTGGTGGGCCGGGTCGAGGTGTCGTCCTTCCACGACGAGGCGGTCGCGGAGATCGCCGAGCTGCTGCCGGGCCTGCCGACCGTGCTGATCGCGAGCCGCTGGGGCCCGGACGTGGTGGAACGGGCGCGGGCGGCGGGCGCGGCCACGCTGGCGCTCAACATCCGGCGGCTGACGCTGGAGACCGTGGAGCAGGCGCGCGCGGCCGGGCTGCGGGTCATCGCCTGGGTGGTGAACACGCCCGAACAGCTCGCTCTGGTGCGGGCGTTCGGGCTCGACGGCGCGACGACCGACCGACCGGAGATCCTCGGGGCCTGAGCGTCGCGGGGCGGGGCGGGCGAAGAACGGGTGAAGGACCCTGCCGTACTGCGGGGTCCTTCACCCGTGCGGGAAGACCGACCGCTCCGCCTACCGGAGCGCCTTGACCAGCAGCTCGAACTCCAGGTCGTCGCGGAGCGGGACGCCGAAGCGCTCGTCGCCGTACGGGAAGGGGCTCATCCGGCCCGTACGGCTGTACCCGCGGCGCTCGTAGAAGGCGATCAGCTCGGCACGCACGGAGATCACCGTCATCTGCATCTCGGTGGCGCCCCACTCCTCGCGGGCCACCCGCTCCGCCTCGGCGATGACGGTCTTGCCCAGCCCGGCTCCCTGACGGCCCGGCCGGACCGAGAACATGCCGAAGTAAGCGGCCTCGCCCCGGTGTTCGAGCTGGCAGCACGCGACGATCACGCCGTCCTGCTCGGCCACGAGCAGGCGTCCGCCGGAGGTCGCGATGATCCCGCGCACCTCCGCGTCGTCGGTCCGCCGGCCTTCGAGAATGTGCGACTCGGTGGTCCAGCCCGTGCGGCTGGACTCTCCCCGGTAGGCGGACTCCACCAGCTCCACGAGCGCCGGCACGTCGTCCTCGGCCGCGTCGCGGAAGGTGAGCCGGTGCGTGACGCGCGGCGGGGCGATCTCCATGGAACGGTCTCCGTTTCTCCGCCGGCGCGGCAGGGGCCCTCGGGCCCGCCCGCCGGGCGGTGCTCTGCTCCGGCGCCGGACCTCTGCTCCGGCGCCGCGCACGAGGGTAACCCGATCGCCCGAGCCCACCGCGAACCCGATCACTCCCCCTTGTGCACCCCGCGCGCCACCGTGCGCCGGGTTGTCCCGGCGGCACGCCGGGAATCGAGTACGGGACAGCTTTGGCACACCGGAGGGGGAGGTGCGCTGTGCACGGACCGGCGCTGTCCGGCTGGCTGCTCATGGTGCTGTGCGCGGCCACGGGCGCCTACTGCCTGCTGCGGGCGCGCGCCGGGTCCGGGGAGGAGCGGAGAGCCGCTCACGCCGAGGCGCTCATGGGGTTCGGCATGGCCGCGATGGCCGTTCCGGCCGCCCTGCTCACGCCCCCGGGGTGGGCCTGGGCGGCGTACACCGTGCTCTTCGGCGGGGCCGCCCTGCGTTCGGCCTGGGCTGCGCGCCGGGGCGGACACCATCTCCACCATCTGGTCGGCTCCCTGGCGATGGTCTACATGGCCGTGACCATGGGGCCCTCCATGGCGCCCGGAGCGGGCGGCGGTCCGCACGCCGGACACGCCGGGGCGGGTACGGCGGCGGGCCTGCCCCTGCTCACCGGTGCGCTCCTCGTCTACTACGCGCTCTACGTGCTGGGCGCCGCCGGGCGTCTGATACCGGTCGCCGCGGGTGCCGGTGCGGGCACAGGTGCGGGTACGGCCGCGGTGACCGGGGGCCGGCGCGCCCGGCCCGAACTGGCGCTCGCCTGCCGGGTGACGATGGGCCTGGCCATGCTCGCGATGCTGGCGGGCCTCTGACGCGACGCCGGGCGGGGTTCTCGTGTGCCTCACCCGGTCCCCCGCGCCATGCGCTCCCATGCGTCCGTGCGCCGTGGCGTACGTCACTTGACCGTCGGAGCCGTATCGGCGCCTTCCGTGCGCTCATAGGCTGACCGCATGTTGGTCTCCCTCGCCCTGCTGTCGCTCGGCGCACTGACCGCCGTGGTGGCTCCCCGCCTGATGGCGCGGGCCCGGTGGCCGGAGCGCGAGCCCGTGGTGGCGCTGTGGGTCTGGCAGTGCGTCGTCGCGGGTGTGCTGGTCTCCTTCGCCCTGTCGATGACGTTCAGCGCGGCGGCGGCGTGGCAGGCGGTCCGGGGCCATGTCTTCGCACCGGCCCCGCGCGCGGTGGTCGAGGCGTACGCACTGGCCGGGTACGGCCCCTGGTCGGCGGTGGTGGCCGTGGCGCTGGCTTGCGGGGGCGTGTGGAGCGGCGCGATGCTGCTCCGCGAGGTGCGCCGCGCGCGCACCCGTCGGCGTCTGCGCCGCGCCGAACTCCTGGTCCGGTCACCGCTGTTGAACGGCGAGGAGCCCGGAGACGAGCGGCTGGTGATCCTGGAGGGCCCGCGTCCGGATGCCTGGTGGCTGCCCGGACCGGCCCCGCGGCTCGTCATCACCACCGCCGCGCTGGGTCGTCTGAAGGGCCGTCAGCTGGACGCGGTCCTCGCCCATGAGCAGGGGCACGCCCGGGCCCGGCACGACTGGCTGCTGCACTGCTCGGCCGCGTTGGCCAACGGATTCCCGCAGGTGCCGGTCTTCGCCGCGTTCCGCGACGAGATGCACCGGCTGGTCGAGCTGGCCGCGGATGACATGGCGTCCCGGCGCTTCGGCCGGCTGACGACCGCCCTCGCGCTGGTCGGGCTCAACGAGGACCGGGGCGTGTTCGATCCCTGCCGCGCCCAGGACGGACAGGTGCCGCGCCGCGTCAACAGGCTGCTGGAGCCGGGGGAACGGCTCACCGCAGGGCACCGGCTCCGGCTCACCGCCGCGGCCTCGCTGGTCCCGGTCGTTCCACTGCTGGTGGCGTTCGTACCGGCGATCGGCGCGCTGCGACCGTAAAGCGAGTTGCGAAGGTCCCGCCTGACCGGCGGTGTCTGGCACGCACGCTTTGAGTTCGGTCCCGTAAGCCCTGGTGGATGCGCGACGAAGCCACGGCACCTGGGCCGTGTCCGGCTGGATCCCGCCGTTCGGTGCGGGGCCGCGTCCGCCGGAAAGCAGGCGGTTTCGGCGAGGATCGGCACATGTCCTCTCCCGCCCGTCCCCCGGCGCGGCCTTCCAGGCCGGCGACGGTCACGCGCGCCGTGCGGACCGGGGCGGTCTGCGGCGCGCTCGCCCTCGTGCTGCTGGTCATGGTGGCCACGGCCTGGACACCGCTGACGACGCTGGACCACGCCGTCGCCGAAGGACTCCACCGCCGTGCCGTCACCCGCCCCGGGGAGGTCCGGGTCGCCCGGGTGCTGACGGACTGGGTGTGGGATCCGTGGACCGCGCGCGCCCTGATCGCGGTCGCCGTCGTGGCGCTGTGGTGGCGCGGGGCCCGGATGCTCGCCGGCTGGATCGCGGCGGCCATGCTCTTCTCCGCCCTCCTCCAGCAGGGCATCAAGGCGGCCGTGGGCCGGGACCGCCCGCACTGGCAGGACCCGGTGGACTCCGCGCAGTACGCGGCGTTCCCATCGGGCCACGCGATGTCGGTGACGGTGGCGGGCGGCCTGCTGCTGTGGCTGCTCTGGCGGGCGCGGCCGGCAGCGGTGCTCCGCGACGCCGCGGTCCCGGTGGCCCGCGTCTCCTGGGCGTGCGTCGCTCTGGCGGCGGTCTCGGTGGTGGGCGTCTCCTTCACCCGCGTCTACCTGGGGGTGCACTGGCTCTCGGACGTGGTGGCCGGGGTGCTGCTCGGGGTGAGCGTGGTGGCGTTCTCGGTCGCGGGTCACACGGTGGTCCGCGCCCGGTCGGGCGGCGGCCGGGACCGGGCGGGGAATTTGTCACACCGATCCTGAGCGCGGCAGGATCGGCCCCATGACGATCAAGGGCGTGCTCTTCGACTTCTCCGGGACCCTCTTCCGCATCGAGTCGGTCTCCTCCTGGCTCCGCGCGGTCTTCGACGAGCAGGGCACGAAGACCGACGAGGAGAGCTTCGACCGGTACGTGCGGGAGCTGGCGGAGGCCGGAGCACTGCCGGGCGGGCCGAGCCCCGTGCGCGTACCGGCCGCGCTGGCCGAGGCGTACGCGGCGCGCGACGAGAGCGCCGCGCTGCACCGCGCCGCGTACTCGGGGCTTGCGCGCGAGGTCGAGCTGCCCGGCGAGGGGACGCACGACGCCCTCTACGCGCGCCACATGTCGCCGGACGCCTGGCTCCCCTACCCGGACGCGGCCGAGGTGCTGCGCGGTCTGCGGGCGAACGGCACGGCGGTCGGGGTGGTCAGCAACATCGGCTGGGACCTGCGCCCGGTCTTCCGGGCCCACGGGCTGGACGAGTTGGTGGACACGTACGTCCTCTCCTTCGAGCACGGTGTGCAGAAGCCGGACGTGCGGCTCTTCCGTACCGCCTGCGAGCGCCTCTCCCTGCGTCCCGAGGAGGTGGTGATGGTCGGTGACGACCGTCACGCGGACGGCGGCGCCGCCGCGCTGGGGTGCGGGGTGCGCTTCGTGGACCACCTGCCGGTGACCGAGCGGCCGGACGGGCTGCGGCGTCTGGGGCTGGTGGCACAGGCGGGTGGCGAAGCGGTGTGAGGCACGTCGGGTGTGAGGTGCGCCGGGGTGTGAGATGTCCCGCCCGCTCTGCGGCCGGATCGCCGGATTCGGGCCCGTAGCCTGGTGGACATGTCCCGTCCTTTCACTCCGTCCCGTTCCGTCCGTCCTGCCGCGGTGATCAACCAGGAGATCCGCGATCTGCTGCAGCGCTCGGACGGCCCCGTGCTGTCCGCCTCGGACGAGGCGACGTACCAGGGGCTGCTGGTCGAATGGGCCGCCGCGACGGGGACGAGCGCCCGGCGGACGGCGGCCTGAGCCGTCGGCCGGGCCCGGGCGCACCCCCACGTCGGGCCTGCTGCGATGATTCCGGGATGAACGACCGGCCTGCTCTCCGCACCCTGCGCCTCCCCGGCGCCGAAGTCTCCGCCGCTCACGGCCTCACCGCCCTCCTCACCGCCTACCATCTGCGCACGGAGGAGGAGAAGGGTCTGGAGGTCACGCGTCCGGAGGACCTTCCCGAGCGGTATCTCTCCGAGATCCGGTCACCGGCCACCGCGTTCGCCGGTGACCTCGTCCTGCTGGCCCTCGACGACGAGACCGCCGTGGGGTGCGCGATCCTGACCGCCCCCGACGGCGACGGGCGCTCGGAGATCAAGCGGCTGTGGGTCGGCCCCGCCTTCCGTGGCGGCGGTGTGGCGTCCGGTCTGCTCCGGGAGGCGCTCGCCGCGGCCGAGGGGAACGGCGTCCGCGCGGTGCGGCTCTCCGTCTGGAACTGGCGGGCCGGCGCGATCGCGTTGTACGTCCGCCACGGCTTCGCCGCCGTCGAGTCCTGGGAGGACCGGCGCGAGCTCGTCTGCATGGAGCATCCCCTGAGCTCCGGAAGCTGATCTGACTCCGGCGATCCCCTGCGCCGCCGGAATCAGCGGGTCCAGCATCGCCCCGCACCGCTCACCGGTCAACGCATTACTCCGTCCCCGCCGCGTGCCGGGCGACGCGGTGCGGTCCGCCGGGTCTGGACCCGGCGGACCGCGTGACGGCTGCTTCTCCTGTGCGCCACCGATGTGGCGGCAGGTCAGCGGGCGAAGTAGTCGGGCTGTGTCTGGACGTTCAGCTCGTCGGTCCGGACCCGCTTCGCGGGGTCGGTCCGACGGTCGTGCAGGGCGAGGACGTCCAGGCCCTTCGCGATGTCGTTGGAGTAGATGTAGCCGTTGTAGTAGTACGCCGACCAGGGTCCTGCCGTGGTGACGGCGTCGAGGTTGACGGGGCCGCGCTCGAAGTAGGCGATCTCCTCGGGCTTGCTGGAGTCGGTGAAGTCCCAGACGGAGATGCCGCCCTGGTACCACGCCTGGACCATCAGGTCCCGGCCCTTGACCGGGATGATCGAGCCGTTGTGGGCGACGCAGACCTCGACGTCGGCCTGGTAGCGGCCGATCTTGAAGTAGTTGCGGAAGACGAGCTTGCGCTGGTCGCCCTTGCC from the Streptomyces sp. NBC_01335 genome contains:
- a CDS encoding DUF6421 family protein, with product MTEILVHDAPGSGVVAAGRVVDHSAWPVLRNAVEEIRPWQSKDGSIDFGAEDAPTAAVVGATLDRIVGAVEELSPLLPHDAAYHRALVGDLRRWADGGFGVPDFLDSLLAFQPAKNRADGLQHLVVFAMYTQNGNPDRNLEAVVLRMVWPEWLADLEATRYDNPLFCGITFEDFTSGYDTNSAVLFPETIAVREAPERFSWGGIFCDREAARFRRVTAAAVDLLGLELPADIQAMVGDQRRCEQAFVLWDMVHDRTHSHGDLPFDPFMIKQRQPFWMYGLEELRCDLTAFKEAVKLEADGFPQGRDVQYAVLFDRMFRFPVTGERVRNYDGLGGQLLFAYLHKHDVVRWTDNTLKIDWDRAPQITNQLCGEIEKLYRDGIDRPKLVHWFAAYDLVAEYLAPHPGSRWAKGPDALDLTLPPRKLVDDVLPDEFPLSMFYEALSKKLKHVIASTVGITAASAEQVAA
- a CDS encoding glycerophosphodiester phosphodiesterase; this encodes MSFVTIGHRGLMGVEPENTLRSFVRAERAGVDAIELDLHLSKDGALVVMHDAEVDRTTDGTGRIADKTLAELRELDAGQGERVPLFEEVLDAVGSPVQAEIKDVAAARALAEVITRRGLVGRVEVSSFHDEAVAEIAELLPGLPTVLIASRWGPDVVERARAAGAATLALNIRRLTLETVEQARAAGLRVIAWVVNTPEQLALVRAFGLDGATTDRPEILGA
- a CDS encoding GNAT family N-acetyltransferase: MEIAPPRVTHRLTFRDAAEDDVPALVELVESAYRGESSRTGWTTESHILEGRRTDDAEVRGIIATSGGRLLVAEQDGVIVACCQLEHRGEAAYFGMFSVRPGRQGAGLGKTVIAEAERVAREEWGATEMQMTVISVRAELIAFYERRGYSRTGRMSPFPYGDERFGVPLRDDLEFELLVKALR
- a CDS encoding DUF5134 domain-containing protein, translated to MHGPALSGWLLMVLCAATGAYCLLRARAGSGEERRAAHAEALMGFGMAAMAVPAALLTPPGWAWAAYTVLFGGAALRSAWAARRGGHHLHHLVGSLAMVYMAVTMGPSMAPGAGGGPHAGHAGAGTAAGLPLLTGALLVYYALYVLGAAGRLIPVAAGAGAGTGAGTAAVTGGRRARPELALACRVTMGLAMLAMLAGL
- a CDS encoding M56 family metallopeptidase; the encoded protein is MLVSLALLSLGALTAVVAPRLMARARWPEREPVVALWVWQCVVAGVLVSFALSMTFSAAAAWQAVRGHVFAPAPRAVVEAYALAGYGPWSAVVAVALACGGVWSGAMLLREVRRARTRRRLRRAELLVRSPLLNGEEPGDERLVILEGPRPDAWWLPGPAPRLVITTAALGRLKGRQLDAVLAHEQGHARARHDWLLHCSAALANGFPQVPVFAAFRDEMHRLVELAADDMASRRFGRLTTALALVGLNEDRGVFDPCRAQDGQVPRRVNRLLEPGERLTAGHRLRLTAAASLVPVVPLLVAFVPAIGALRP
- a CDS encoding phosphatase PAP2 family protein gives rise to the protein MSSPARPPARPSRPATVTRAVRTGAVCGALALVLLVMVATAWTPLTTLDHAVAEGLHRRAVTRPGEVRVARVLTDWVWDPWTARALIAVAVVALWWRGARMLAGWIAAAMLFSALLQQGIKAAVGRDRPHWQDPVDSAQYAAFPSGHAMSVTVAGGLLLWLLWRARPAAVLRDAAVPVARVSWACVALAAVSVVGVSFTRVYLGVHWLSDVVAGVLLGVSVVAFSVAGHTVVRARSGGGRDRAGNLSHRS
- a CDS encoding HAD family hydrolase, which gives rise to MTIKGVLFDFSGTLFRIESVSSWLRAVFDEQGTKTDEESFDRYVRELAEAGALPGGPSPVRVPAALAEAYAARDESAALHRAAYSGLAREVELPGEGTHDALYARHMSPDAWLPYPDAAEVLRGLRANGTAVGVVSNIGWDLRPVFRAHGLDELVDTYVLSFEHGVQKPDVRLFRTACERLSLRPEEVVMVGDDRHADGGAAALGCGVRFVDHLPVTERPDGLRRLGLVAQAGGEAV
- a CDS encoding GNAT family N-acetyltransferase, whose translation is MNDRPALRTLRLPGAEVSAAHGLTALLTAYHLRTEEEKGLEVTRPEDLPERYLSEIRSPATAFAGDLVLLALDDETAVGCAILTAPDGDGRSEIKRLWVGPAFRGGGVASGLLREALAAAEGNGVRAVRLSVWNWRAGAIALYVRHGFAAVESWEDRRELVCMEHPLSSGS